In Dromaius novaehollandiae isolate bDroNov1 chromosome 3, bDroNov1.hap1, whole genome shotgun sequence, the following are encoded in one genomic region:
- the BPNT1 gene encoding 3'(2'),5'-bisphosphate nucleotidase 1 isoform X1, with amino-acid sequence MASSPTLLMRVVASAYSVAEKAARIVRNVMATGDLGIVEKSGANDLQTKADRLVQISICASLARKFPKVTIIGEEELPPHDVAEELIEDGHCEEILKKTCPPQYTGIKEEELVIWVDPLDGTKEYTEGLLDHVTVLIGIAYGGKAIAGVINQPFYNYEAGADAVLGRTIWGVLGIGAFGFELTEAPAGKHIIVTTRSHSSTLVNDCISALNPDSVIRVGGAGNKIIQLIEGKASAYVFASPGCKKWDTCAPEAILHAVGGKITDIHGNSFHYNKEVKHMNSAGVLATLRNYDYYASHIPNTVKQSLVP; translated from the exons ATGGCTTCTTCTCCAACTCTACTCATGCGAGTGGTGGCCTCTGCATATTCTGTTGCAGAAAAAGCTGCACGAATTGTTAGAAATGTAATGGCTACAGGAGATCTGGGGATAGTGGAAaag AGTGGAGCCAATGACTTACAGACCAAAGCTGATCGACTGGTACAAATCAGCATTTGTGCTTCACTGGCACGGAAGTTCCCCAAAGTGACAATCATAGGAGAAGAA GAACTGCCCCCTCATGATGTAGCTGAGGAATTGATTGAAGATGGTCACTGtgaagaaatactgaagaaaacttGTCCTCCTCAGTATACAGGAATTAAGGAGGAAGAG cttgtaaTATGGGTTGATCCTCTGGATGGGACCAAAGAGTACACTGAAG GTCTCCTTGACCATGTAACAGTTCTTATTGGAATTGCTTATGGAGGCAAAGCAATAGCAGGAGTTATTAACCAGCCATTTTACAACTATGAG GCAGGAGCTGATGCTGTACTGGGTAGGACAATCTGGGGAGTGCTGGGCATAGGTGCCTTCGGATTTGAACTCACAGAAGCACCTGCTGGGAAACACATCATTGTTACCACGCGTTCTCACAGCAGTACCCTGGTAAATGACTGCATTAGCGCCTTGAACCCAGACAGTGTCATCAGAGTTGGAGGAGCAGGAAACAAG ATCATCCAGCTTATAGAAGGCAAGGCATCGGCTTATGTATTTGCCAGTCCTGGCTGCAAGAAATGGGATACATGTGCACCTGAAGCTATTTTACATGCTGTGGGAG gcAAGATAACTGATATCCACGGAAATTCATTTCATTATAACAAGGAAGTGAAACACATGAATTCAGCTGGGGTTCTTGCCACTTTGAGGAACTATGATTATTATGCAAGTCATATTCCTAACACAGTTAAACAATCTCTTGTACCTTAA
- the BPNT1 gene encoding 3'(2'),5'-bisphosphate nucleotidase 1 isoform X2 — MKSGANDLQTKADRLVQISICASLARKFPKVTIIGEEELPPHDVAEELIEDGHCEEILKKTCPPQYTGIKEEELVIWVDPLDGTKEYTEGLLDHVTVLIGIAYGGKAIAGVINQPFYNYEAGADAVLGRTIWGVLGIGAFGFELTEAPAGKHIIVTTRSHSSTLVNDCISALNPDSVIRVGGAGNKIIQLIEGKASAYVFASPGCKKWDTCAPEAILHAVGGKITDIHGNSFHYNKEVKHMNSAGVLATLRNYDYYASHIPNTVKQSLVP; from the exons ATGAAG AGTGGAGCCAATGACTTACAGACCAAAGCTGATCGACTGGTACAAATCAGCATTTGTGCTTCACTGGCACGGAAGTTCCCCAAAGTGACAATCATAGGAGAAGAA GAACTGCCCCCTCATGATGTAGCTGAGGAATTGATTGAAGATGGTCACTGtgaagaaatactgaagaaaacttGTCCTCCTCAGTATACAGGAATTAAGGAGGAAGAG cttgtaaTATGGGTTGATCCTCTGGATGGGACCAAAGAGTACACTGAAG GTCTCCTTGACCATGTAACAGTTCTTATTGGAATTGCTTATGGAGGCAAAGCAATAGCAGGAGTTATTAACCAGCCATTTTACAACTATGAG GCAGGAGCTGATGCTGTACTGGGTAGGACAATCTGGGGAGTGCTGGGCATAGGTGCCTTCGGATTTGAACTCACAGAAGCACCTGCTGGGAAACACATCATTGTTACCACGCGTTCTCACAGCAGTACCCTGGTAAATGACTGCATTAGCGCCTTGAACCCAGACAGTGTCATCAGAGTTGGAGGAGCAGGAAACAAG ATCATCCAGCTTATAGAAGGCAAGGCATCGGCTTATGTATTTGCCAGTCCTGGCTGCAAGAAATGGGATACATGTGCACCTGAAGCTATTTTACATGCTGTGGGAG gcAAGATAACTGATATCCACGGAAATTCATTTCATTATAACAAGGAAGTGAAACACATGAATTCAGCTGGGGTTCTTGCCACTTTGAGGAACTATGATTATTATGCAAGTCATATTCCTAACACAGTTAAACAATCTCTTGTACCTTAA